From a single Scomber japonicus isolate fScoJap1 chromosome 12, fScoJap1.pri, whole genome shotgun sequence genomic region:
- the LOC128369044 gene encoding schwannomin-interacting protein 1-like isoform X1: protein MVHQEKRVYQAQRNERESIRQKLALGSFYDDEPVIYTSCSKNGPASRWVSIELQSGVNLQVCFVNDSSSDKDSDAEDSRTETSLDTPLSPVSKQSSSLSDRDTAEEDSDALDDCGGFWRVQRRLQEEARVALALARPMARMQVEVERQIQLHRRSPVAYLLPHLPHISEGLMKRNLRRGDMRDMSLGQLQVITNDLHSQIQSLNEELVQLLLMRDELHVEQDAMLVDIEDLTRHAHSHQRHQAEKPMSK, encoded by the exons ATGGTGCATCAGGAAAAACGCGTTTACCAG GCCCAGAGGAATGAGAGAGAGTCCATCAGGCAGAAACTTGCCCTTGGCAGTTTCTATGACGACGAGCCAGTCATCTACACCAGCTGCAGCAAGAACGGTCCAGCCTCCCGGTGGGTTTCAATCGa GCTGCAAAGTGGAGTGAACCTGCAGGTGTGTTTTGTtaatgacagcagcagtgacaaAGACAGCGATGCTGAGGACAGTAGGACAGAGACCAGTCTGGACACACCGCTGTCACCAGTG AGCAAGCAGAGCTCATCGTTATCAGATCGagacacagcagaggaggaCTCAGATGCGTTAGATGACTGCGGTGGGTTCTGGCGGGTACAACGGAGACTCCAGGAGGAGGCCCGGGTGGCGCTGGCTCTGGCAAGACCCATGGCCCGCatgcaggtggaggtggagaggCAAATCCAACTGCACAGACGTTCACCTGTTGCATACTTG CTTCCTCATCTGCCCCACATCAGCGAGGGCTTGATGAAGAGGAATCTGAGGCGAGGCGACATGAGGGACATGAGTCTTGGCCAGCTGCAGGTCATCACAAATGACTTACACTCACAGATTCAGA GTCTTAATGAGGAGCTGGTGCAGTTGCTTCTGATGAGGGATGAACTACATGTGGAGCAAGATGCCATGCTGGTGGACATAGAGGACCTCACCAG GCATGCCCACAGCCATCAGCGGCACCAGGCAGAAAAACCCATGTCAAAATAA
- the LOC128369639 gene encoding glutamate-rich protein 6: MTTGQTPSADDTPEQRLNGLLGASATSLDLSEPLCVLDDHALPLFCCAWREQLYKMLVKQRCLVEGRSDLGTSSRRTGEEKSNTELEELQGREMEDHNTFIVDLPSGLGCPDVKGPQLSALLCYRRQMLDSDDGGFLQKYYSNGMKFLTLFPDSSAQVFYPSGLLALVIVVTKESGKVCIVYDCHAPNQPIRAVFQSDGRATCYYSNGNIWLTLDRSGGQCLDETGGRVRRWSWSNLNLSPTPLLPVFLSLNKTVGVRVLGKEQVFVSFLAGGQQARFSVGACCSQCKCTSERPTAGKSILKEEVLVLAARIKIHMVIQHLHQSLTGHSHSQLLKTTLAPSLQVFARKLLKISANVMMSESDKAFIHKCLQDYV, translated from the exons atgacaactggACAAACCCCATCTGCTGATGACACTCCAGAACAGCGACTAAATGGACTTTTag GTGCCTCTGCTACTTCATTAGATCTCAGTGAGCCGCTTTGTGTCCTGGATGACCAT GCACTCCCACTCTTCTGCTGTGCCTGGCGTGAGCAGCTGTATAAAATGCTGGTGAAGCAGAGATGTTTGGTTGAGGGGAGAAGTGACCTGGGGACTAGCAGTAGGAGAACAGGGGAAGAAAAGTCAAACACAGAGTTAGAGGAGCTGCAAGGCAGGGAGATGGAGGATCACAACACATTTATTGTGGACTTACCAAGTGGACTTGG TTGCCCTGACGTCAAAGGTCCTCAGCTTTCGGCTCTCTTGTGCTACAGGAGACAGATGCTTGACAGT GATGATGGAGGATTCCTACAGAAGTATTATTCCAATGGCATGAAATTTCTCACCCTGTTCCCTGACAGTTCTGCTCAGGTCTT ttaTCCCTCAGGCCTCTTGGCTCTTGTTATCGTGGTCACCAAAGAGAGTGGAAAGGTCTGCATCGTGTATGACTGCCATGCccccaaccaaccaatcagagccGTGTTCCAGTCTGATGGCAGGGCGACATGTTACTACAGCAATGGAAACATATG GCTGACCTTAGACAGATCAGGCGGTCAGTGTTTGGATGAGACAGGTGGAAGAGTACGTCGGTGGAGCTGGAGCAATCTGAACCTTTCTCCCActcctctgcttcctgtcttcctgtcccTCAATAAAACTGTTGGGGTCCGAGTCCTGGGCAAGGAACAAGTATTTGTCTCGTTCCTGGCTGGAGGTCAGCAGGCAAGATTCAGTGTGGGCGCCTGCTGTTCTCAG TGTAAATGTACAAGTGAAAGGCCTACTGCGGGAAAATCAATATTGAAAGAGGAGGTCTTAGTACTGGCAGCCAGGATTAAAATCCACATGGTCATTCAGCATCTTCACCAGAGCCTGACAGGACACTCCCATTCCCAGCTGCTGAAGACCACACTGGCCCCCAGCCTCCAGGTTTTTGCCCGAAAACTTCTGAAAATCAGTGCTAATGTGATGATGAGTGAGAGTGACAAGGCTTTTATCCATAAATGCCTTCAGGATTATGTCTGA
- the LOC128369044 gene encoding schwannomin-interacting protein 1-like isoform X2 → MVHQEKRVYQAQRNERESIRQKLALGSFYDDEPVIYTSCSKNGPASRLQSGVNLQVCFVNDSSSDKDSDAEDSRTETSLDTPLSPVSKQSSSLSDRDTAEEDSDALDDCGGFWRVQRRLQEEARVALALARPMARMQVEVERQIQLHRRSPVAYLLPHLPHISEGLMKRNLRRGDMRDMSLGQLQVITNDLHSQIQSLNEELVQLLLMRDELHVEQDAMLVDIEDLTRHAHSHQRHQAEKPMSK, encoded by the exons ATGGTGCATCAGGAAAAACGCGTTTACCAG GCCCAGAGGAATGAGAGAGAGTCCATCAGGCAGAAACTTGCCCTTGGCAGTTTCTATGACGACGAGCCAGTCATCTACACCAGCTGCAGCAAGAACGGTCCAGCCTCCCG GCTGCAAAGTGGAGTGAACCTGCAGGTGTGTTTTGTtaatgacagcagcagtgacaaAGACAGCGATGCTGAGGACAGTAGGACAGAGACCAGTCTGGACACACCGCTGTCACCAGTG AGCAAGCAGAGCTCATCGTTATCAGATCGagacacagcagaggaggaCTCAGATGCGTTAGATGACTGCGGTGGGTTCTGGCGGGTACAACGGAGACTCCAGGAGGAGGCCCGGGTGGCGCTGGCTCTGGCAAGACCCATGGCCCGCatgcaggtggaggtggagaggCAAATCCAACTGCACAGACGTTCACCTGTTGCATACTTG CTTCCTCATCTGCCCCACATCAGCGAGGGCTTGATGAAGAGGAATCTGAGGCGAGGCGACATGAGGGACATGAGTCTTGGCCAGCTGCAGGTCATCACAAATGACTTACACTCACAGATTCAGA GTCTTAATGAGGAGCTGGTGCAGTTGCTTCTGATGAGGGATGAACTACATGTGGAGCAAGATGCCATGCTGGTGGACATAGAGGACCTCACCAG GCATGCCCACAGCCATCAGCGGCACCAGGCAGAAAAACCCATGTCAAAATAA
- the LOC128369044 gene encoding schwannomin-interacting protein 1-like isoform X3 codes for MVHQEKRVYQAQRNERESIRQKLALGSFYDDEPVIYTSCSKNGPASRLQSGVNLQVCFVNDSSSDKDSDAEDSRTETSLDTPLSPVLPHLPHISEGLMKRNLRRGDMRDMSLGQLQVITNDLHSQIQSLNEELVQLLLMRDELHVEQDAMLVDIEDLTRHAHSHQRHQAEKPMSK; via the exons ATGGTGCATCAGGAAAAACGCGTTTACCAG GCCCAGAGGAATGAGAGAGAGTCCATCAGGCAGAAACTTGCCCTTGGCAGTTTCTATGACGACGAGCCAGTCATCTACACCAGCTGCAGCAAGAACGGTCCAGCCTCCCG GCTGCAAAGTGGAGTGAACCTGCAGGTGTGTTTTGTtaatgacagcagcagtgacaaAGACAGCGATGCTGAGGACAGTAGGACAGAGACCAGTCTGGACACACCGCTGTCACCAGTG CTTCCTCATCTGCCCCACATCAGCGAGGGCTTGATGAAGAGGAATCTGAGGCGAGGCGACATGAGGGACATGAGTCTTGGCCAGCTGCAGGTCATCACAAATGACTTACACTCACAGATTCAGA GTCTTAATGAGGAGCTGGTGCAGTTGCTTCTGATGAGGGATGAACTACATGTGGAGCAAGATGCCATGCTGGTGGACATAGAGGACCTCACCAG GCATGCCCACAGCCATCAGCGGCACCAGGCAGAAAAACCCATGTCAAAATAA
- the selenot1a gene encoding thioredoxin reductase-like selenoprotein T1a, with the protein MAMKWLRFSLLALGVFSLCCATSGDSSGVKKMKMQFATGPLLKFQICISUGYKRVFEEYTQALYQRYPDIRIEGENYLPIPLYRHVASFLSVFKLLVIGLIIIGRDPFALFGMQAPGIWEWGQGNKIYACMMVFFLSNMIENQLMSTGAFEITLNDVPVWSKLESGHLPSMQQLVQILDNEMKMNVHMNTRPHHHS; encoded by the exons ATGGCGATGAAGTGGTTACgtttttctctccttgcttTGGGGGTTTTCTCGTTGTGCTGCGCCACGTCTGGTGACAGCAGCGGCgtgaagaagatgaagatgcaGTTTGCGACGGGACCCCTTCTCAAGTTTCAAATTTG CATTTCCTGAGGGTACAAGCGGGTGTTTGAGGAGTACACGCAGGCCTTGTACCAGCGGTACCCAGACATCCGCATCGAAGGGGAGAACTATCTTCCTATTCCCCTCTATCG ACACgttgcttccttcctgtctgtgttcAAACTGCTGGTGATTGGGCTGATTATTATCGGCAGAGACCCATTCGCCCTCTTTGGTATGCAAGCCCCAGGCATCTGGGAGTGGGGCCAGGGTAATAAG ATATATGCCTGCATGATGGTGTTCTTCCTCAGTAACATGATTGAAAACCAGTTAATGTCCACAGGAGCTTTTGAAATCACATTAAATG ATGTGCCAGTGTGGTCAAAACTGGAGTCAGGTCATCTGCCCTCCATGCAGCAGCTTGTGCAAATCCTGGACAATGAGATGAAAATGAACGTTCACATGAACACAAGACCACACCACCATTCCTAA